The following are from one region of the Salvia hispanica cultivar TCC Black 2014 chromosome 1, UniMelb_Shisp_WGS_1.0, whole genome shotgun sequence genome:
- the LOC125201114 gene encoding isopentenyl phosphate kinase-like isoform X2, producing the protein MISEPCHGMDWSRRPGSTNIQTVVDKFDDELESSQCKRLIVVHGAGSFGHFQASRSGVHKGGLNKPLVKAGFVATRISVNTLNLEIVRALAKEGIPSIGMSPFSCGWSTCERNIAMADTSTVVKALDAGFVPVLHGDAVLDTSLGCTILSGDVIISHLAEHLRPDYVVFLTDVSGVYDRPPTEPGAVLLREIVVHEDGSWSVLQPKLQDEVEITVAAHDTTGGMVTKITEAAMIAKLGIDVYIVKAATEHSARALKGPLPHNIPDDWLGTVIRLAH; encoded by the exons ATGATTTCAGAGCCATGTCATGGTATGGATTGGAGCAGGAGGCCTGGATCCACGAATATCCAAACTGTAGTTGATAAATTTGATGATGAACTAGAATCATCACAATGCAAACGACTTATAGTTGTCCATGGCGCAG GTTCTTTTGGCCACTTTCAAGCAAGCAGATCGGGAGTTCATAAGGGAGGACTAAACAAACCTCTTGTCAAGGCTGGTTTTGTTGCAACAAGGATATCA GTCAATACCCTTAATCTTGAAATTGTCAGAGCACTAGCAAAAG AAGGTATTCCTTCTATAGGAATGTCTCCATTTTCATGTGGCTGGTCAACTTGCGAAAGAAAT ATTGCTATGGCAGATACATCAACAGTGGTTAAAGCGTTAGACGCTGGATTTGTACCT GTTTTGCATGGTGATGCTGTTCTGGATACTTCATTG GGTTGCACTATATTAAGCGGAGACGTAATTATAAGTCATCTGGCAGAACACTTGAGACCTGACTACGTTGTGTTTCTT ACAGATGTTTCTGGGGTGTATGACCGTCCACCTACAGAACCGGGGGCAGTGCTTCTCAGGGAAATTG TTGTGCACGAAGATGGGAGTTGGTCGGTGCTGCAACCTAAACTGCAAGACGAAG TTGAAATAACAGTTGCAGCACATGATACAACTGGAGGCATGGTCACCAAAATAACAGAAGCTGCTATGATTGCCAAATTGGGAATCGATGTCTACATAGTGAAG GCAGCAACGGAGCACTCAGCAAGGGCTCTAAAAGGACCACTCCCACATAATATACCCGATGACTGGCTGGGGACAGTCATCCGCCTCGCCCACTAG
- the LOC125201920 gene encoding denticleless protein homolog, producing the protein METSRSQSFFLDLKLREVNGFRVRKRPYIGNDSLGFDPIGAVAIEHDGEPSPPMALSFCKTSKNAHILALADEAGYVTLTDTRKKLLDNASFQENAEKSKVTEWVAHENAVFDLCWIKDDANMLTASGDQSIKIWDTQERKCIRALLGHTGSIKSISCHPSNQELVVSGSRDGSFAVWDTRCSKSVHNSRVQPLSIVQEAHTSSGRRRCRRGKAESMSITSVLYLKDEVSLATAGAVDSIIKFWDTRYLKAPVTQACPKSESSTEEKRLHGISSLSQDLNGMFITASCMDHRVYLYNVLQLEKGPIKTFSGGRTESFFVKSAISPDAAHILSGSSDGNAYIWQVDKPQMDPIVLKSHDGEVTAVNWCPSEMGKVATCSDDFTVRLWNIQSSCYSNMRSPSSLRKRVRALPRVERRKLFADEPSNSKSNEDTNSRTPITMPEMRTPESQKKLSFSFEVKQDLVRTPEAETRSPSSVLNPPSSLKRKTIRDYFPVPFNKLSTAKSSSPECTDQ; encoded by the exons ATGGAGACCTCCAGATCTCAATCATTTTTCCTAGACTTGAAGCTTAGAGAAGTCAATGGATTCCGAG TAAGAAAGCGGCCGTATATCGGAAACGATTCGCTAGGTTTTGACCCAATCGGAGCTGTAGCGATCGAGCACGATGGCGAGCCTTCGCCCCCAATGGCTCTGTCTTTCTGCAAG ACCAGCAAAAATGCGCATATTCTTGCTCTAGCCGATGAAGCGGGGTATGTCACATTGACTGATACGAGGAAGAAATTATTGGATAATGCTTCGTTCCAAGAGAATGCAG AGAAGTCTAAGGTGACTGAGTGGGTAGCTCACGAAAATGCTGTATTTGACTTATGCTGGATTAAG GATGATGCAAATATGTTAACCGCCTCTGGAGATCAAAGT ATTAAGATTTGGGACACACAAGAGCGTAAGTGCATAAGAGCTTTGCTGGGACACACTGGAAGTATTAAGTCCATCAGCTGCCACCCTAGTAATCAGG AGTTAGTTGTCTCTGGTTCAAGAGATGGATCGTTTGCTGTATGGGATACCAGATGCTCCAAGAGTGTCCACAATTCACGTGTACA GCCTTTATCTATAGTGCAAGAAGCACATACTTCTTCAGGTCGAAGACGCTGCAGACGTGGAAAG gCTGAATCTATGAGTATCACATCAGTGCTTTATCTCAAAGATGAAGTTTCTCTTGCGACTGCTGGAGCAGTTGACAG tATAATTAAGTTCTGGGACACACGGTATCTCAAAGCTCCAGTTACTCAAGCATGTCCAAAGTCAGAATCATCAACTGAG GAAAAGAGATTACATGGCATATCTAGCCTGTCTCAAGATTTAAACGGGATGTTTATCACTGCCTCGTGCATGGATCACAG GGTTTACCTATATAATGTGCTTCAGCTTGAGAAGGGCCCAATAAAAACGTTTTCTGGAGGCCGAACTGAGTCGTTCTTTGTGAAA TCAGCGATCAGCCCTGATGCAGCTCACATACTCAGTGGTTCTAGTGATGGGAATGCCTACATATGGCAGGTGGACAAACCCCAGATGGATCCTATTGTTTTGAAAAGCCATGACGGAGAAGTCACAGCAGTAAACTG GTGTCCATCAGAGATGGGCAAAGTGGCAACTTGCTCAGACGATTTCACA GTTCGTCTTTGGAACATCCAAAGCAGTTGCTATTCAAATATGCGATCTCCTTCGTCACTGAGAAAGAGAGTCCGGGctcttccaagagtggagaGGCGAAAACTGTTTGCAGATGAGCCATCAAACTCAAAAAGCAACGAAGACACCAACTCCCgtactcccataacaatgccAGAAATGAGGACACCAGAATCCCAGAAGAAGTTGTCCTTTAGTTTTGAAGTGAAACAGGATTTAGTGAGAACTCCAGAAGCTGAAACCAGAAGCCCTTCTTCAGTTCTAAACCCTCCTTCCTCGCTGAAAAGGAAAACCATCCGAGACTATTTTCCTGTTCCTTTTAACAAACTCTCTACTGCTAAGTCGAGCTCTCCAGAGTGCACTGATCAATAA
- the LOC125201114 gene encoding isopentenyl phosphate kinase-like isoform X1, whose product MDQRSQSTTTNSAADARSLHCIVKLGGSAITCKNELETINEDNLSIVSSQLRQGMISEPCHGMDWSRRPGSTNIQTVVDKFDDELESSQCKRLIVVHGAGSFGHFQASRSGVHKGGLNKPLVKAGFVATRISVNTLNLEIVRALAKEGIPSIGMSPFSCGWSTCERNIAMADTSTVVKALDAGFVPVLHGDAVLDTSLGCTILSGDVIISHLAEHLRPDYVVFLTDVSGVYDRPPTEPGAVLLREIVVHEDGSWSVLQPKLQDEVEITVAAHDTTGGMVTKITEAAMIAKLGIDVYIVKAATEHSARALKGPLPHNIPDDWLGTVIRLAH is encoded by the exons ATGGATCAGCGCAGCCAATCCACCACCACTAACTCCGCGGCGGATGCTAGATCACTTCACTGCATAGTCAAGCTCG GAGGTTCTGCAATTACCTGTAAAAATGAGTTGGAGACAATCAATGAGGACAATCTTAGCATTGTTTCATCACAACTGAGGCAAGGAATGATTTCAGAGCCATGTCATGGTATGGATTGGAGCAGGAGGCCTGGATCCACGAATATCCAAACTGTAGTTGATAAATTTGATGATGAACTAGAATCATCACAATGCAAACGACTTATAGTTGTCCATGGCGCAG GTTCTTTTGGCCACTTTCAAGCAAGCAGATCGGGAGTTCATAAGGGAGGACTAAACAAACCTCTTGTCAAGGCTGGTTTTGTTGCAACAAGGATATCA GTCAATACCCTTAATCTTGAAATTGTCAGAGCACTAGCAAAAG AAGGTATTCCTTCTATAGGAATGTCTCCATTTTCATGTGGCTGGTCAACTTGCGAAAGAAAT ATTGCTATGGCAGATACATCAACAGTGGTTAAAGCGTTAGACGCTGGATTTGTACCT GTTTTGCATGGTGATGCTGTTCTGGATACTTCATTG GGTTGCACTATATTAAGCGGAGACGTAATTATAAGTCATCTGGCAGAACACTTGAGACCTGACTACGTTGTGTTTCTT ACAGATGTTTCTGGGGTGTATGACCGTCCACCTACAGAACCGGGGGCAGTGCTTCTCAGGGAAATTG TTGTGCACGAAGATGGGAGTTGGTCGGTGCTGCAACCTAAACTGCAAGACGAAG TTGAAATAACAGTTGCAGCACATGATACAACTGGAGGCATGGTCACCAAAATAACAGAAGCTGCTATGATTGCCAAATTGGGAATCGATGTCTACATAGTGAAG GCAGCAACGGAGCACTCAGCAAGGGCTCTAAAAGGACCACTCCCACATAATATACCCGATGACTGGCTGGGGACAGTCATCCGCCTCGCCCACTAG